The Burkholderia mayonis genome window below encodes:
- the nusA gene encoding transcription termination factor NusA, which yields MSREVLMLVDALAREKNVDKDVVLGALEAALASASKKLFDEGAEIRVHIDRESGEHETFRRWLVVPDEAGLQEPDREILLFEAREQKPDVEVGDYIEEPVPSIEFGRIGAQAAKQVILQKVRDAEREQILNDYLERGEKIMTGTVKRLDKGNFIVESGRVEALLRRDQLIPKENLRVGDRVRAYIAKVDRTARGPQIELSRTAPEFLMKLFEMEVPEIEQGLLEIKAAARDPGVRAKIGVVAYDKRIDPIGTCVGIRGSRVQAVRNELGGENIDIVLWSEDPAQFVIGALAPAAVQSIVVDEEKHSMDVVVDENELAVAIGRSGQNVRLASELTGWQINIMTPDESALKQNEERDALRGLFIARLDVDEEVADILIDEGFTSLEEIAYVPLNEMLEIEAFDEDTVHELRNRSRDALLTMAIANEEKVETAALDLKSLDGVTSELLAKLAEQGVQTRDDLAELAVDELVDMTGMDEESAKALIMKAREHWFQ from the coding sequence ATGAGTCGCGAAGTGTTGATGTTGGTGGATGCGCTGGCGCGCGAGAAGAACGTCGACAAGGACGTCGTGCTGGGCGCGCTCGAAGCAGCCCTCGCGTCGGCATCCAAGAAGCTGTTCGACGAAGGCGCCGAGATCCGCGTACATATCGATCGCGAGAGCGGCGAACACGAGACGTTCCGTCGCTGGCTCGTCGTGCCCGACGAAGCCGGCCTGCAGGAGCCGGATCGCGAGATCCTGCTGTTCGAGGCGCGCGAGCAGAAGCCGGACGTCGAGGTCGGCGACTATATCGAGGAGCCGGTGCCGTCGATCGAGTTCGGCCGGATCGGCGCACAGGCGGCGAAGCAGGTGATCCTGCAGAAGGTTCGCGACGCGGAGCGCGAGCAGATCCTCAACGACTACCTCGAGCGCGGCGAGAAGATCATGACGGGCACGGTGAAGCGCCTCGACAAGGGCAACTTCATCGTCGAATCGGGTCGCGTCGAGGCGCTGCTGCGCCGCGACCAGCTGATTCCGAAAGAAAACCTGCGCGTCGGCGACCGTGTGCGCGCGTACATCGCGAAGGTCGACCGCACGGCGCGCGGCCCGCAGATCGAGCTGTCGCGCACCGCGCCCGAGTTCCTGATGAAGCTCTTCGAGATGGAAGTGCCGGAGATCGAGCAGGGCCTCCTCGAGATCAAGGCGGCGGCGCGCGATCCCGGCGTGCGCGCGAAGATCGGCGTCGTCGCTTACGACAAGCGGATCGATCCGATCGGCACCTGCGTCGGCATCCGCGGTTCGCGCGTGCAGGCCGTGCGCAACGAGCTCGGTGGCGAAAACATCGACATCGTGCTATGGTCGGAGGATCCCGCCCAGTTCGTGATCGGCGCGCTCGCGCCGGCGGCCGTTCAGTCGATCGTCGTCGATGAAGAAAAGCATTCAATGGACGTCGTCGTCGATGAGAACGAGCTGGCTGTCGCGATCGGCCGCAGTGGCCAGAACGTTCGTTTGGCCAGCGAACTGACCGGCTGGCAGATCAACATCATGACGCCGGACGAATCCGCCCTGAAGCAGAACGAAGAGCGCGATGCGCTGCGCGGTCTCTTCATTGCGCGCCTCGACGTCGACGAGGAAGTCGCGGACATCCTGATCGACGAGGGCTTCACGAGCCTCGAAGAGATTGCCTACGTGCCGCTGAACGAAATGCTCGAGATCGAGGCGTTCGACGAAGACACCGTCCATGAACTGCGCAACCGCTCGCGCGACGCGCTGCTCACGATGGCGATCGCGAACGAGGAGAAGGTCGAGACGGCCGCACTCGATCTGAAGAGCCTCGACGGCGTCACGTCCGAACTGCTCGCGAAGCTCGCGGAGCAGGGCGTGCAGACGCGCGACGATCTCGCGGAGCTTGCCGTGGACGAACTGGTCGACATGACCGGCATGGACGAGGAATCCGCGAAGGCGCTGATCATGAAGGCGCGCGAACACTGGTTCCAGTGA